Proteins encoded together in one Bradyrhizobium sp. CB82 window:
- a CDS encoding hemolysin family protein encodes MLSLELVIVVLLIVINGLLSMSELAVVSSRPARLSMLAAKGVRGAERALALASDPGKFLSTVQIGITLVGVLSGAFSGATLGQRLAQWLLGLGLSSGIADIVGVGIVVTLITYATLIVGELVPKQVALRDPESIAVKVAPAMDWLAKISLPLVVLLDLSGKLILTLLGRSGKAEEKVSEDEIHHLVSEAESAGVLEPGEKEMIAGVMRLGDRPVGAVMTPRTEVDEIDLNDAPEVIREIMSKSPHSRFPVSDGDRDKPIGVLQAKDLLVATMNERTPDLRALVRDAPVIPASADTRDVLAILKAAPVHIGLVYDEYGAFEGVVTAADILESIVGAFHSEEGPPEPAYVTRADGSLLVSGWMPVDEFGELLGFELPPLHRYNTVAGLVLQHFNVLPQVGDAFDLGGWHLEVVDLDGRRIDKILASRKGEQAAA; translated from the coding sequence ATGCTCTCGCTCGAACTCGTCATCGTCGTCCTGCTGATCGTCATTAACGGCCTGTTGTCCATGTCGGAGCTGGCGGTCGTCTCCTCGCGCCCGGCCCGGCTCTCGATGCTGGCGGCCAAGGGGGTGCGCGGCGCCGAGCGCGCGCTGGCGCTGGCGTCCGATCCCGGAAAGTTTCTCTCGACGGTGCAGATCGGCATCACGCTGGTCGGCGTGCTCTCAGGCGCATTCTCGGGCGCGACGCTCGGACAGCGGCTGGCGCAATGGCTGCTCGGGCTCGGCCTCTCGTCTGGGATTGCCGACATCGTCGGCGTCGGCATCGTGGTGACGCTCATCACTTACGCGACGCTGATCGTCGGCGAACTGGTGCCCAAGCAGGTGGCGCTGCGCGATCCCGAAAGCATCGCGGTCAAGGTCGCGCCGGCGATGGACTGGCTCGCGAAGATCTCGCTGCCGCTGGTGGTGCTGCTGGATCTCTCCGGCAAGCTGATCCTGACGCTGCTCGGCCGCAGCGGCAAGGCGGAGGAGAAGGTTTCGGAGGACGAGATCCATCACCTCGTCAGCGAGGCCGAAAGCGCCGGCGTGCTGGAGCCCGGCGAGAAGGAGATGATCGCGGGCGTGATGCGGCTCGGCGACCGCCCGGTCGGCGCCGTCATGACGCCGCGCACCGAGGTCGACGAGATCGATCTCAACGACGCGCCGGAAGTCATCCGCGAGATCATGTCGAAAAGCCCGCATTCGCGCTTTCCCGTGTCCGACGGCGACCGCGACAAGCCGATCGGCGTGCTCCAGGCCAAGGATCTGCTGGTCGCCACCATGAACGAGCGCACGCCCGATCTGCGCGCGCTGGTGCGCGACGCGCCGGTGATTCCCGCTTCCGCCGATACGCGCGACGTGCTCGCAATCCTGAAGGCGGCACCGGTGCATATCGGCCTCGTCTACGACGAATACGGCGCCTTCGAAGGCGTGGTCACCGCGGCCGACATTCTGGAATCCATCGTCGGCGCGTTCCATTCCGAGGAAGGCCCGCCGGAGCCGGCCTACGTCACGCGCGCCGACGGCTCGCTGCTGGTTTCGGGCTGGATGCCGGTCGACGAATTCGGTGAGCTGCTCGGCTTCGAGCTGCCGCCGCTTCACCGCTACAACACCGTGGCCGGCCTCGTGCTGCAACACTTCAACGTGCTGCCGCAGGTCGGCGACGCCTTCGACCTCGGCGGCTGGCATCTTGAAGTCGTCGATCTCGACGGCCGACGGATCGACAAGATCCTTGCAAGCCGAAAAGGTGAGCAGGCCGCGGCGTGA
- a CDS encoding DUF1194 domain-containing protein: MRLCVSLGAMLVAGALACGAVAAAPGQRSDLAEKPASVDIELVIAVDISYSMDPDELALQREGYAQAIVSREFLQALKAGPNGKIAVTYFEWSATSDQKIIIPWRLIDGPETADSVANEIMKAPIRRGSRTSISGAIQFAMPLFDEDPYRGLRRVIDISGDGPNNNGSPITPVRDEALGKGIVINGLPIMVREPSQTSTDIENLDWYYEDCVIGGPGSFVVAIQDRDNFKEAIRTKLLLEVAGWRPEQRVVPVAGAQPRISCEIGEKLWQERWGR, translated from the coding sequence GTGCGACTGTGCGTCTCTCTCGGAGCTATGTTGGTCGCGGGTGCACTCGCCTGCGGCGCCGTTGCGGCGGCGCCCGGGCAGCGGTCCGACCTCGCGGAGAAGCCGGCTTCGGTCGATATCGAGCTCGTCATTGCCGTCGACATATCCTACTCGATGGACCCGGACGAACTTGCGTTGCAGCGCGAAGGCTACGCCCAGGCGATCGTTTCCAGGGAATTCCTTCAGGCATTGAAGGCCGGCCCGAACGGCAAAATCGCCGTGACCTATTTCGAATGGTCGGCCACAAGTGACCAGAAGATCATCATCCCGTGGCGGTTGATCGACGGTCCGGAGACCGCCGATTCCGTCGCCAACGAAATCATGAAGGCGCCGATCCGCCGAGGTTCGCGCACCTCTATCTCTGGAGCGATCCAGTTTGCCATGCCGCTGTTCGACGAGGATCCGTATCGAGGCCTGCGCCGCGTCATCGACATTTCCGGTGACGGCCCGAACAATAACGGCTCGCCGATCACGCCGGTTCGAGACGAGGCCTTGGGGAAAGGCATCGTCATCAATGGCCTGCCGATCATGGTCAGGGAGCCATCTCAGACCTCAACGGACATCGAAAATCTTGATTGGTACTACGAGGACTGTGTGATCGGAGGTCCGGGCTCCTTTGTCGTGGCCATCCAGGATCGCGACAATTTCAAGGAGGCGATCCGCACGAAGTTGCTGCTCGAGGTGGCAGGATGGCGGCCCGAGCAGCGGGTGGTCCCTGTAGCGGGCGCGCAACCGCGGATCAGCTGCGAGATCGGCGAAAAGCTTTGGCAGGAGCGTTGGGGACGCTAA
- a CDS encoding extracellular solute-binding protein, with the protein MRILTITCSFAALLAASPLAAQTLNVASAGDQNMVDYVKDYLGPMFEKSHPGVKVVSVGTGPGDAGSQKIYEKLDAQKGAATTDFDVVVIHQKAAGTMVREGLLAKYTDKVDTAKLVSSDTAKNALGADVSGYVIPMFQSQTALAYNADMLKNPPDNFAELKEWVKKNPKQFGYNGIKGGMSGVAFVAGWVYAFGGDAGKLIQGPYDPAEKAKWDTAFSELKEFNKNVVITPGNAGTLDMLNRGEIAMGPVWVDMFYSWQADGKLPPNMKLKLAAPGMPGQPMYYAVPEKAAQRKLAEEFIALATSPQVQADGIVKKFNWYPGIDAKNLEGKLDKAAWDKLFTDITPADLSKNGKPFPIAPYFNDILEGYEKKVAN; encoded by the coding sequence ATGCGCATTCTCACGATCACATGCTCCTTCGCGGCGCTGCTCGCAGCCTCGCCTCTCGCGGCACAGACCCTCAATGTCGCCTCGGCCGGCGACCAGAACATGGTCGACTACGTCAAGGACTATCTCGGCCCGATGTTCGAGAAGAGCCATCCCGGCGTGAAGGTCGTCTCCGTCGGCACGGGCCCCGGCGATGCCGGCTCCCAGAAGATCTACGAGAAGCTCGACGCCCAGAAAGGCGCCGCGACCACCGACTTCGACGTGGTGGTGATCCACCAGAAGGCAGCCGGGACGATGGTGAGGGAAGGGCTGCTCGCGAAATACACGGACAAGGTCGACACTGCAAAGCTGGTTTCCAGCGACACCGCCAAGAACGCGCTCGGCGCCGACGTCTCGGGCTATGTCATCCCGATGTTCCAGTCGCAGACGGCACTCGCCTACAATGCCGACATGCTCAAGAATCCGCCCGACAACTTCGCCGAGCTGAAGGAGTGGGTGAAGAAGAACCCGAAGCAGTTCGGCTACAATGGAATCAAGGGCGGCATGTCCGGCGTGGCTTTCGTCGCCGGCTGGGTCTACGCCTTCGGCGGCGACGCCGGCAAGCTGATCCAGGGGCCGTATGACCCGGCCGAGAAGGCCAAATGGGACACAGCCTTCAGCGAGCTGAAGGAGTTCAACAAGAACGTCGTCATCACGCCAGGCAACGCCGGCACGCTCGACATGCTCAACCGCGGCGAGATCGCTATGGGCCCGGTCTGGGTCGACATGTTCTATTCCTGGCAGGCTGACGGCAAGCTGCCGCCCAACATGAAGCTCAAGCTCGCCGCGCCCGGCATGCCCGGCCAACCGATGTACTACGCCGTGCCGGAGAAGGCGGCGCAGCGGAAGCTGGCGGAGGAGTTCATCGCGCTCGCCACCAGCCCGCAGGTCCAGGCAGACGGCATCGTCAAGAAGTTCAACTGGTATCCGGGCATCGACGCCAAGAACCTGGAAGGCAAGCTCGACAAGGCCGCCTGGGACAAGCTCTTCACCGACATTACGCCGGCCGACCTGTCGAAAAACGGCAAGCCCTTCCCGATCGCGCCCTACTTCAACGACATCCTCGAGGGCTACGAGAAGAAGGTCGCCAACTGA
- a CDS encoding glycine zipper domain-containing protein: protein MLRGLGMACLAVAMLAPVHEAAAQDAIGGAIVGGVGGAILGGAIGGSRGAAVGAIVGAGTGAAIAAEGERRRSGYYAYQRGCYMQRPDGAYVRVDRRYCY from the coding sequence ATGCTTCGAGGACTTGGAATGGCTTGTCTGGCGGTTGCGATGCTCGCCCCGGTGCATGAGGCTGCGGCGCAGGACGCCATTGGCGGCGCGATCGTCGGCGGCGTCGGCGGCGCCATTCTTGGTGGCGCGATTGGCGGCAGCCGCGGTGCCGCGGTCGGTGCGATCGTCGGCGCCGGCACGGGCGCGGCCATCGCCGCCGAAGGCGAGCGCCGTCGTTCCGGCTACTACGCCTATCAGCGCGGCTGCTACATGCAGCGCCCCGACGGCGCCTATGTGCGGGTCGATCGGCGCTATTGTTACTAG
- a CDS encoding ABC transporter ATP-binding protein, with translation MQAETQGVSCAGAAIGVRDLHVAYGGTPVLHGISLDFAPGTFTALLGSSGCGKTTLLRALCGFVPVRSGSIVVGDRDVALLPPEKRGMAMVFQSYALWPHMTVLQNIGYGLKLRGTAKIEIAAKVASLLAMLGLSGYEERKVTALSGGQRQRVALGRALAVDPGILLLDEPLSNLDAKIRMTMRHEIRAIQRRLGVTAIHVTHDREEAMTMADRLVIMQAGRIAQIGTPEEVYDRPASAFVANFMGAENVLPVHLARGEEGTAVSTGSAVARLADDDATALPAGEAVAYFRDDAASLDAPDAAPRGDLLVPGRIAARSYPGGLYRYRVEAAGRQITVDDAARHEPGAAIGLRIPVQRLHIFPAAEAVIAA, from the coding sequence GTGCAGGCGGAGACGCAAGGCGTGTCGTGCGCCGGCGCGGCCATCGGGGTGCGCGACCTGCATGTCGCCTATGGCGGCACGCCAGTCCTGCATGGTATCAGCCTCGACTTTGCTCCCGGCACCTTCACCGCTCTCCTGGGCTCTTCGGGCTGCGGCAAGACCACTCTTCTGCGCGCGTTGTGCGGCTTCGTGCCGGTGCGCTCCGGCTCGATCGTGGTCGGAGACCGCGACGTCGCTCTGCTGCCACCGGAGAAGCGCGGCATGGCGATGGTTTTCCAGTCCTACGCGCTGTGGCCGCACATGACCGTGCTGCAGAACATCGGCTATGGGCTCAAGCTGCGCGGCACCGCGAAAATCGAGATCGCCGCCAAAGTGGCGTCGCTGCTCGCGATGCTGGGCCTCAGCGGCTACGAGGAGCGCAAGGTCACGGCGCTGTCTGGCGGGCAGCGCCAGCGCGTCGCGCTCGGCCGGGCGCTGGCGGTCGACCCCGGCATTCTGCTGCTCGACGAGCCCCTGTCCAATCTCGATGCCAAGATCCGGATGACGATGCGCCACGAGATCCGCGCGATCCAGCGGCGGCTCGGCGTCACCGCCATCCACGTCACCCATGATCGCGAGGAAGCCATGACCATGGCGGATCGGCTCGTCATCATGCAGGCGGGGCGGATCGCCCAGATCGGCACGCCCGAGGAGGTCTACGATCGGCCGGCGAGCGCCTTCGTCGCCAACTTCATGGGTGCGGAGAACGTCCTGCCCGTGCATCTTGCGCGCGGCGAGGAAGGAACGGCCGTCAGCACTGGCTCCGCGGTCGCCCGGCTCGCGGACGATGACGCCACCGCACTGCCCGCGGGCGAGGCCGTAGCCTATTTCCGGGACGATGCCGCGAGCCTCGACGCGCCCGACGCAGCGCCGCGGGGCGATCTCCTCGTACCCGGGCGCATCGCCGCGCGCAGCTACCCGGGCGGCCTCTATCGCTATCGCGTCGAAGCGGCCGGCCGGCAGATCACGGTCGACGACGCTGCGCGCCATGAACCGGGCGCCGCCATTGGCCTGCGCATCCCGGTGCAACGCCTTCACATCTTCCCGGCGGCCGAGGCCGTCATCGCCGCCTGA
- a CDS encoding inositol monophosphatase family protein, with amino-acid sequence MTPAELELRRYAVQGLVVEAGHMALDYFGKQESLGVTMKGAQDWLTVADGAVEGFLRQRLAVLFPMDTVIGEEGGGAASDAVWIIDPIDGTSNFARGDRNWCISIGFLLNRIPTIGIVAAPALDELYVAQRGQGAALNGRPISVSGVEDITRATIELGWSTRIPFERYLAVLQRCYTAGCSVKRSGSGTLGLCRVADGRTDAYVELHINAWDVAAGIVIASEAGASISDFFAGDGISKGNPILCSTPALASQLSGIAGIS; translated from the coding sequence ATGACGCCGGCAGAACTCGAATTGCGGCGCTATGCCGTCCAGGGCCTTGTCGTCGAGGCCGGACACATGGCGCTCGACTATTTCGGCAAGCAGGAAAGCCTCGGCGTCACCATGAAAGGCGCTCAGGACTGGCTGACCGTTGCCGACGGAGCGGTCGAGGGCTTCCTGCGCCAACGGCTGGCCGTGCTGTTCCCGATGGACACGGTGATCGGCGAGGAGGGCGGCGGCGCAGCAAGCGATGCGGTCTGGATCATCGATCCGATCGATGGCACCTCGAACTTCGCCCGCGGTGACCGCAACTGGTGCATCTCGATCGGATTCCTGCTGAACCGCATCCCCACGATCGGAATCGTGGCCGCACCGGCGCTGGACGAGCTCTATGTCGCCCAGCGCGGACAGGGCGCGGCGCTGAACGGGCGGCCGATCTCCGTGTCGGGTGTCGAGGACATCACGCGCGCCACTATCGAACTCGGCTGGTCGACCCGCATTCCCTTCGAGCGCTACCTGGCCGTCCTGCAGCGCTGCTACACTGCCGGCTGCTCGGTGAAGCGCTCCGGGTCGGGCACGCTCGGGCTCTGCCGTGTCGCGGACGGGCGCACCGACGCCTATGTCGAGCTGCACATCAATGCCTGGGACGTCGCGGCCGGTATCGTCATTGCCAGCGAAGCGGGCGCCTCAATCAGCGATTTCTTCGCTGGCGACGGCATCAGCAAAGGAAACCCGATCCTCTGCTCCACACCCGCGCTTGCTTCCCAGCTGAGCGGAATCGCGGGAATTTCTTGA
- a CDS encoding ABC transporter permease, with protein sequence MSRVASLLRASLAGVVLAAFAFALIGPLANLALWSVAERWYTPYKLPVTYGTRYWGQVFRPTGDAMASLGTSVWIAVLTVVVALALSVPAGYALARLKLPMRALFMIAFLLPQAFPSVAIYINVARIFYNLGINGTVLGVVLVHAAHGLVYSVWIAAAAFSAVDRDLELAARNIGASPLRTFFTVTLPLAAPGVIASGIFVFLESLDEFTGTFFVGVPQVTTLPLLLYNAAMGGNYQVASITALILLVPSVLFMLFIERFLRADVLAKVGA encoded by the coding sequence GTGAGCCGCGTCGCGTCCCTGCTGCGCGCCTCGCTGGCGGGCGTCGTCCTCGCGGCCTTCGCCTTCGCGTTGATCGGTCCGCTTGCCAATCTGGCGCTGTGGTCGGTGGCCGAGCGCTGGTACACACCGTACAAGCTGCCGGTCACCTATGGCACCCGGTACTGGGGGCAGGTCTTCCGCCCAACCGGCGATGCCATGGCCTCGCTCGGGACCTCGGTCTGGATTGCGGTGCTGACGGTCGTCGTCGCACTCGCGCTCTCCGTGCCGGCCGGCTACGCGCTGGCGCGCCTGAAGCTGCCGATGCGCGCGCTGTTCATGATCGCGTTTCTGCTGCCCCAGGCCTTTCCCTCGGTGGCGATATACATCAACGTGGCGCGGATCTTCTATAATCTCGGCATCAACGGCACGGTGCTCGGCGTCGTGCTGGTCCACGCCGCCCATGGCCTGGTCTATTCCGTGTGGATCGCGGCGGCGGCCTTCTCGGCGGTCGACAGGGATCTTGAACTCGCGGCCCGGAACATCGGCGCCTCGCCGCTACGCACCTTCTTCACGGTGACGCTCCCCCTGGCTGCGCCGGGTGTCATCGCGAGCGGCATCTTCGTCTTCCTGGAATCACTGGACGAGTTCACCGGCACGTTCTTCGTCGGCGTTCCGCAAGTCACGACGCTGCCGCTTCTGCTCTACAATGCGGCGATGGGCGGAAACTACCAGGTCGCCTCGATCACGGCGCTGATCCTCCTGGTGCCATCGGTGCTGTTCATGCTGTTCATCGAACGCTTTTTGCGCGCGGACGTTCTGGCCAAGGTGGGGGCGTAG
- a CDS encoding pilus assembly protein TadG-related protein produces MKIMLRAWLYRFARDRKANVAVIFALVMVPTVFLLGMALDYTHTQHMKVDLDAATDAAAVATVTSAMMQQSPTAAQTAAKNVFNITANSLVSNNNLAGQPTLTVAVNCSSPDSTTGYCTYGSCPGPDTVYADPVNSNNQVVRNVQVCYNATATNAFPSLLKQASWPFNGQSTARNQGAPNINFYLLLDDSPSMAIGATSADINTLIANTQKQVDSSGTKGCGFACHETNPAADSLGNPGGIDNYQLARNLGLTLRIDRVTQAVQSLMSTAYQISNINRNTYGVAIYTFDYQLNSSSPIFAPNGKPGVVRTPVTPASTTSYTVATIQSAASSIAVLPVYKNNWLTSTNNNSDADTSIAGALNALNNIMPTPGNGTNVGTDTPQEVVFLVTDGVEDVMTTTDPFTKSCNKTLSGKRCQQPLDPTICTTIKNKKIRIAVLYTEYDDSALHKSNAWYDSWIYPFNGTSTGATSQIETNLKACASSTDLYTKVSTNGDITSALQALFLKVASNPRLTQ; encoded by the coding sequence ATGAAGATCATGCTCCGCGCTTGGTTGTATCGTTTTGCCAGAGATCGCAAGGCCAACGTCGCCGTGATCTTTGCACTTGTGATGGTTCCGACCGTCTTTCTGCTGGGCATGGCGCTGGACTACACTCATACGCAGCACATGAAGGTCGACCTCGACGCCGCCACCGACGCTGCCGCCGTCGCCACCGTTACCTCGGCGATGATGCAGCAGAGCCCGACAGCGGCCCAGACCGCGGCGAAGAACGTTTTCAACATCACCGCGAATTCCCTGGTGAGCAACAACAACCTGGCGGGACAGCCGACTCTCACGGTCGCGGTCAATTGCAGCAGCCCCGACTCTACAACAGGCTACTGTACCTACGGCTCATGCCCCGGCCCGGACACGGTCTATGCTGACCCTGTCAACTCAAACAACCAGGTCGTTCGCAACGTCCAGGTTTGCTACAACGCGACCGCGACCAATGCCTTTCCGAGCCTGCTCAAGCAGGCGAGCTGGCCGTTCAATGGTCAGTCAACGGCACGCAACCAGGGCGCACCCAACATCAATTTCTATCTCTTGCTGGACGACTCGCCTTCCATGGCGATCGGCGCGACATCGGCCGACATCAACACGCTGATCGCCAACACGCAAAAGCAGGTCGACTCATCCGGGACCAAAGGGTGCGGATTCGCATGCCACGAAACCAATCCTGCCGCGGACAGCCTGGGCAATCCAGGCGGGATTGATAACTACCAGCTTGCTCGCAATCTCGGCCTCACGTTGCGCATCGATCGTGTAACGCAGGCAGTCCAATCCCTGATGAGTACCGCCTACCAGATATCGAACATCAATCGAAATACTTATGGGGTCGCGATCTATACATTCGATTATCAGTTGAACAGCAGCTCGCCGATCTTCGCGCCTAACGGAAAACCTGGGGTGGTGCGAACTCCCGTGACGCCGGCGTCGACGACCAGCTATACGGTCGCGACCATCCAGAGTGCAGCCAGCAGCATTGCGGTCCTGCCAGTCTACAAAAACAACTGGCTGACATCGACGAACAATAATAGCGACGCCGACACCAGCATCGCGGGCGCATTGAACGCTCTCAACAACATCATGCCGACTCCGGGGAACGGGACCAACGTCGGCACCGATACGCCACAGGAGGTGGTCTTCCTCGTGACCGATGGCGTTGAGGACGTGATGACTACGACCGACCCGTTCACGAAGTCCTGCAACAAGACTCTCAGTGGTAAGCGTTGCCAGCAGCCGCTCGACCCCACGATCTGCACCACCATCAAGAACAAGAAGATCCGCATCGCGGTGCTTTACACCGAATATGACGACTCGGCGCTCCATAAAAGCAACGCCTGGTACGATAGCTGGATCTACCCCTTCAACGGTACGTCCACCGGCGCGACCAGCCAGATCGAGACAAATTTGAAGGCCTGCGCCTCATCGACCGATTTGTACACCAAGGTGTCAACCAACGGCGACATCACGTCCGCACTCCAGGCTCTGTTCCTCAAGGTCGCGTCCAACCCCCGCCTGACTCAGTAG
- a CDS encoding TadE/TadG family type IV pilus assembly protein, which produces MRNLWVDTRAVAAVEFAIVVPFMLLLYVGGVELGNGLAISVKVSETAHTVADLVSRNACVTDSSLSTMLGASAATIAPYSSPPYSSTNVTVIVSEVSTDAKGNATVTWSKALNGTPLTGAVTLPASLGTPSPANVSLILGQVTYQYTPNLGYTIAGTINISESYYLYPRVSSAVQYPCS; this is translated from the coding sequence ATGCGGAACTTATGGGTCGACACTCGCGCCGTCGCCGCGGTGGAATTCGCCATCGTGGTGCCGTTCATGCTGTTGCTCTATGTGGGCGGCGTCGAACTCGGGAACGGGCTAGCGATCAGCGTCAAGGTCAGCGAAACCGCCCACACGGTCGCGGACCTGGTGTCACGAAACGCATGCGTCACCGACTCATCGCTGAGCACCATGCTTGGCGCGTCGGCGGCGACGATCGCTCCTTATTCCTCCCCTCCCTATTCCTCGACGAATGTCACGGTCATAGTGTCGGAAGTATCCACGGACGCCAAGGGCAATGCGACCGTGACCTGGAGCAAGGCGCTCAACGGGACGCCACTGACCGGCGCGGTAACCTTGCCGGCGTCCCTCGGCACTCCCTCGCCCGCCAACGTGTCGTTGATACTCGGCCAGGTCACGTACCAGTACACGCCCAACCTTGGCTACACGATCGCCGGAACTATCAATATCAGCGAGAGCTATTACCTGTATCCGCGCGTTTCCTCAGCCGTGCAGTATCCGTGCAGCTAA
- a CDS encoding ABC transporter permease subunit — translation MSLSQRQLALLLIAPGLALVAALFLYPLLFSLVSAFTGPKGGFSLQAFGKAFELYSGDILFTIVIVVTSCVLTALAAIAIAGTLTLGENPWVVGTLRTLYRWPLFIPFIVAAQCMRTFLAKNGLMNNSFVSLGLMEPLQAASYLDWRGIIITFVWKQTPFVALLLAGALAALDRATLEAGRNLGASRLRVLIELALPQVMPTLLVALVLSFVTMLSVLSVPMMVAGSQPTMLTVDMAFRINAYGDYATANALGVITYLISAGAAILYLRHGMARESTP, via the coding sequence ATGAGCCTGTCCCAACGCCAGCTCGCCTTGCTGCTGATCGCGCCGGGTCTCGCCCTCGTCGCGGCGCTGTTCCTCTATCCGCTTCTCTTCTCTCTCGTCTCGGCCTTCACTGGCCCTAAGGGCGGGTTCTCCTTGCAGGCCTTCGGCAAGGCCTTCGAGCTCTACTCCGGCGACATCCTCTTCACGATCGTCATCGTGGTGACGTCCTGCGTGCTGACGGCGCTGGCGGCGATCGCCATCGCCGGCACGCTGACACTCGGCGAAAATCCGTGGGTCGTCGGCACGCTCCGCACCCTCTACCGCTGGCCCCTGTTCATTCCCTTCATCGTGGCCGCGCAGTGCATGCGCACCTTCCTCGCCAAGAACGGGCTGATGAACAACAGCTTCGTCTCGCTCGGCCTGATGGAGCCGCTGCAGGCAGCGAGTTATCTCGACTGGCGCGGCATCATCATCACCTTCGTGTGGAAGCAGACCCCGTTCGTCGCGCTGCTGCTGGCCGGCGCGCTGGCGGCACTCGACCGGGCGACGCTGGAGGCAGGACGCAATCTCGGCGCCTCGCGGCTCAGGGTTCTGATCGAGCTGGCGCTGCCGCAGGTGATGCCGACGCTGCTCGTTGCGCTCGTCCTCTCCTTCGTGACGATGCTCTCGGTGCTCTCGGTGCCGATGATGGTGGCCGGTTCGCAGCCGACCATGCTGACCGTCGACATGGCTTTCCGCATCAACGCCTACGGCGACTATGCCACGGCCAATGCGCTCGGCGTCATCACCTACCTGATCAGCGCCGGTGCTGCGATCCTCTACCTCCGGCACGGCATGGCGAGGGAGAGCACGCCGTGA
- a CDS encoding TadE/TadG family type IV pilus assembly protein: MTATHAAPITKRRRWRAFFADRKGATAVEFALIGAPFIALLLAIIQTFLVFFAQQLLEQVVNQSSRAILTGQAQAQSMTQAQFANAVCKNVVILFDCKGLMIDVQVASAWSSANTGLPTLTYDAQGNVTNTWQYSPGNQGDIVVVRVMYLWPVYLGPLGFNLANQMNGSRLIMASTAFMNESFVNS; the protein is encoded by the coding sequence ATGACCGCCACGCACGCCGCGCCCATAACCAAACGCCGCCGCTGGCGCGCCTTCTTTGCCGACCGGAAGGGCGCAACCGCGGTCGAGTTCGCGCTGATCGGCGCACCGTTCATCGCTTTGCTGCTCGCGATCATCCAGACCTTCCTTGTTTTCTTTGCCCAGCAACTCCTGGAACAGGTGGTGAACCAATCCAGCCGGGCGATCCTGACGGGGCAGGCGCAGGCCCAGAGCATGACCCAGGCCCAGTTTGCCAATGCGGTCTGCAAGAACGTTGTGATCCTATTCGACTGCAAAGGCCTGATGATCGACGTCCAGGTTGCCAGCGCGTGGAGTTCGGCGAACACGGGCCTGCCAACCCTGACCTACGACGCCCAAGGAAACGTGACGAACACCTGGCAATACAGCCCCGGCAATCAGGGCGACATCGTTGTCGTGCGGGTGATGTATCTGTGGCCAGTTTACTTGGGTCCACTCGGCTTCAATCTGGCGAACCAAATGAATGGCAGCCGCCTGATCATGGCGTCAACGGCTTTCATGAACGAGTCCTTCGTCAACTCATGA